From a single Paraburkholderia sp. D15 genomic region:
- a CDS encoding HAMP domain-containing sensor histidine kinase, protein MNLTLTQRLAIVFTALLLACCGASAWLQIRSSDLHEKEVVQSLSRNLADHIAHRAPLMDANGLRPDAVRQLFGQLMAVNPSVEVYLLDNAGNIKGDDAPAGHVKRERVDVTPIRQFIAGDALPILGDDPRSVDGRKVFSAAPLQLSGQQPSGHIYVVLLGEEHDALAARVAASSVLRNTLWSMALVALLVLLAGLTAFGLITRPLRRLTEAMRRFDADGEPDTQPSVPRSSRPGRRDEITVLEATFAQMADRIGEQWRALSRQDQQRRELIANISHDLRTPLTSLHGYLETLSLKADTLGDTERKRYLAIALAQSVKVGRLAQSLFELARLEHGNVQLTLEQFSLVDLVQDVFQKFELSAEARHIQLRADIPARLPVVNADLGMIERVLTNLLDNAIRHTPERGSIDVVLAHKDGKVAVTVSDTGPGIPAEQRDALFERPFTFSPGGAHQGGGLGLLIVRRMLELHHSRIRLLDQPAAGSTFYFELPTVASQTTLAA, encoded by the coding sequence GTGAACCTCACGCTCACCCAACGGCTCGCGATCGTCTTCACCGCGTTGCTGCTCGCGTGCTGCGGCGCGTCGGCCTGGTTGCAGATCCGCTCCAGCGATCTGCACGAGAAGGAAGTCGTGCAAAGCCTGTCGAGAAATCTCGCCGACCATATCGCGCACCGCGCGCCGCTGATGGACGCGAACGGCTTGCGGCCCGACGCCGTGCGCCAGCTATTCGGCCAGTTGATGGCGGTGAACCCGAGCGTGGAGGTGTATCTGCTCGACAACGCGGGCAACATCAAGGGCGACGATGCGCCCGCCGGTCACGTGAAGCGCGAACGCGTGGACGTCACGCCGATCCGCCAGTTCATCGCCGGCGATGCGCTGCCGATTCTCGGCGACGATCCACGCAGCGTCGACGGCAGAAAGGTGTTCAGCGCCGCGCCGCTGCAATTGAGCGGCCAGCAGCCGTCGGGCCATATCTATGTGGTGCTGCTGGGCGAGGAACACGACGCCCTGGCCGCGCGCGTGGCGGCCAGTTCGGTACTGCGCAACACCTTGTGGTCGATGGCGCTGGTCGCGCTGCTGGTGCTGCTCGCGGGTCTGACCGCGTTCGGCCTGATCACGCGGCCGCTGCGCCGGCTCACCGAGGCAATGCGCCGCTTCGACGCGGACGGCGAACCCGACACGCAACCGAGCGTGCCGCGTTCGTCACGCCCCGGACGGCGCGACGAAATCACCGTGCTCGAAGCGACTTTCGCGCAGATGGCGGACCGCATCGGCGAACAATGGCGCGCGCTGTCGCGGCAGGACCAGCAGCGTCGCGAACTGATCGCCAATATCTCGCACGACCTGCGCACGCCGCTCACCTCGCTGCATGGCTATCTGGAAACGCTGTCGCTGAAGGCCGACACGCTCGGCGACACGGAACGCAAACGCTATCTGGCGATCGCGCTCGCGCAAAGCGTGAAGGTCGGGCGGCTCGCGCAGTCGCTGTTCGAACTCGCGCGGCTCGAACATGGCAACGTGCAACTCACGCTCGAACAGTTCTCGCTGGTCGATCTGGTGCAGGACGTGTTCCAGAAATTCGAGCTGTCGGCGGAGGCCCGGCATATCCAGTTGCGCGCGGATATCCCGGCGCGCCTGCCGGTGGTCAATGCGGACCTGGGAATGATCGAACGCGTGCTGACGAATCTGCTCGACAACGCGATCCGTCACACGCCGGAGCGCGGCAGCATCGACGTGGTGCTCGCGCACAAGGACGGCAAGGTGGCCGTGACGGTCAGCGACACCGGCCCCGGCATTCCAGCCGAGCAACGCGATGCGCTGTTCGAGCGGCCATTCACCTTCAGTCCGGGCGGTGCGCATCAAGGCGGCGGTCTGGGGCTGCTGATCGTGCGGCGCATGCTGGAACTGCATCACAGCCGCATCCGTTTGCTCGATCAGCCGGCGGCGGGCAGCACGTTTTACTTCGAGTTGCCGACGGTGGCGAGCCAGACGACGCTCGCCGCTTGA
- a CDS encoding response regulator transcription factor, which produces MDQPKRILIVEDDVDIANVLSLHLRDERYEVVHSADGNEGLRLLEQGNWDALILDLMLPGVDGLEICRRARAMARYTPIIITSARSSEVHRILGLELGADDYLAKPFSMLELVARVKALFRRVQAMAQDSRIDAGNLRIAGLTIDPLTREARADGKPIELTPREFDLLYFFAQHPGKVFSRMDLLNAVWGYQHEGYEHTVNTHINRLRAKIEADPAQPERIVTVWGRGYKLAAPGDAPASASTPASVTPPKDTP; this is translated from the coding sequence ATGGACCAACCGAAACGCATCCTGATCGTCGAGGACGACGTCGACATCGCCAACGTGCTGAGCCTGCATCTGCGGGACGAGCGTTACGAGGTCGTGCACAGCGCGGACGGCAACGAAGGCCTGCGGTTGCTGGAGCAAGGCAACTGGGACGCGCTGATCCTCGACCTGATGCTGCCGGGCGTCGACGGTCTGGAGATTTGCCGGCGCGCCCGGGCGATGGCGCGCTACACGCCGATCATCATCACCAGCGCCCGTTCGAGCGAAGTGCACCGGATTCTCGGCCTCGAACTCGGCGCCGACGACTATCTCGCCAAGCCCTTCTCGATGCTCGAACTGGTGGCCCGCGTGAAGGCGTTGTTCCGGCGCGTGCAGGCGATGGCGCAGGACTCGCGCATCGACGCCGGCAACCTGCGGATCGCCGGTCTCACGATCGATCCGCTCACGCGCGAGGCCCGCGCCGACGGCAAACCGATCGAGCTGACGCCGCGCGAGTTCGACCTGCTGTATTTCTTCGCCCAGCATCCGGGCAAGGTGTTCTCGCGGATGGACCTGCTCAACGCCGTGTGGGGCTATCAGCACGAAGGCTACGAACACACGGTGAACACCCACATCAACCGGCTGCGCGCGAAGATCGAGGCCGATCCGGCCCAGCCCGAACGCATCGTGACGGTGTGGGGGCGCGGCTACAAGCTCGCGGCGCCGGGCGATGCGCCCGCGTCCGCCTCCACGCCGGCGTCCGTTACGCCGCCAAAGGACACACCGTGA
- a CDS encoding cytochrome c biogenesis protein DipZ — MLLIVLAYLGGALTILSPCILPVLPFVFARADQPFVRSGLPLLAGMGLTFALVATLAAVGGGWVTQANQYGRWIAIVLLGVFGLTLLLPRFADHLMRPLVSAGNRLSNFAQGDGQQVRAGSSFLLGIATGLLWAPCAGPILGLVLTGAALRGASVGTTLLLIAYAAGAATSLAVALLIGGKVFTAMKRSLGAGEWIRRGIGAAMLAGVVAIAFGVDTGVLAKVSTVATGGLEQKLVDKLSPGTNAGGPASATNVAGVSGAGGDINLSANGNGNGNGNGNGNGNGNGNGNGNGNGNANGNANANANGSADTDAHGGMMRAVVAPSVASALPVEGVLPPLNGAVQWLNSPPLTQQDLRGKVVLVDFWTYSCINCLRSLPYVKAWAQKYKDQGLVVIGVHAPEFAFERNVDNVKKAVHDLGVDYPVAIDNNYAIWRSLNNQYWPAHYFVDGKGQIRYHHFGEGDYAESEKVIQQLLTEAGHASASKVALGIAKGSAQGVQAAADGNDMQSPETYIGYERAENFVSPGGEAQDKVHTYAAPSSPDVNEWGLAGAWKVGAEHATLAAASGRIVYRFHARDLHLVLGPGADGKPVRFRVSVDGAAPGAAHGTDVAADGSGTVTEQRLYQLVRQSGDVADHTFAIEFLDPGVQAFAFTFG, encoded by the coding sequence ATGTTACTCATCGTTCTTGCTTATCTCGGCGGCGCCCTGACGATCCTCAGCCCGTGCATCCTGCCGGTGCTGCCGTTCGTGTTCGCCCGCGCCGACCAACCGTTCGTGCGCAGCGGCCTGCCGTTGCTCGCGGGCATGGGGCTGACCTTCGCGCTCGTCGCGACGCTCGCCGCGGTGGGCGGCGGCTGGGTCACGCAGGCCAATCAATACGGACGCTGGATCGCCATCGTGCTGCTCGGCGTGTTCGGCCTGACGCTGCTGCTGCCGCGCTTCGCCGATCATCTGATGCGGCCGCTCGTCAGCGCGGGCAACCGTCTGTCGAATTTCGCGCAAGGCGATGGCCAGCAGGTGCGGGCCGGTTCGTCGTTCCTGCTGGGGATCGCCACCGGCCTGCTGTGGGCGCCCTGCGCCGGTCCGATTCTCGGCCTGGTGCTGACCGGTGCCGCGCTGCGCGGCGCGAGCGTCGGCACGACCTTGCTGCTGATCGCGTATGCGGCCGGCGCGGCGACTTCGCTGGCGGTGGCGTTGCTGATCGGCGGCAAGGTGTTTACCGCGATGAAGCGCTCGCTGGGCGCCGGTGAATGGATTCGTCGCGGGATCGGCGCGGCGATGCTGGCCGGCGTCGTGGCGATCGCGTTCGGCGTCGATACCGGCGTGCTGGCGAAGGTGTCGACGGTGGCGACCGGCGGGCTCGAACAGAAGCTGGTGGACAAGCTGTCGCCGGGTACGAATGCGGGCGGCCCGGCTAGCGCTACCAACGTCGCGGGGGTGTCCGGCGCCGGCGGCGATATCAATCTCAGCGCTAACGGCAACGGCAACGGCAACGGCAACGGCAACGGCAACGGCAACGGCAACGGCAACGGCAACGGCAACGGCAACGGCAACGCCAACGGCAACGCCAACGCCAACGCCAATGGCAGCGCCGACACCGACGCCCATGGCGGCATGATGCGTGCCGTCGTCGCGCCGTCGGTCGCCTCCGCGCTGCCGGTGGAAGGCGTGTTGCCGCCGCTGAACGGCGCGGTGCAATGGCTGAATTCGCCGCCGCTGACGCAGCAGGATCTGCGCGGCAAGGTCGTGCTGGTCGATTTCTGGACGTACTCGTGCATCAACTGCCTGCGTTCGCTGCCGTACGTCAAGGCGTGGGCGCAAAAGTACAAGGATCAGGGGCTTGTCGTGATCGGCGTGCATGCGCCGGAGTTCGCGTTCGAACGCAATGTCGATAACGTGAAGAAGGCGGTGCACGACCTCGGCGTCGACTATCCGGTCGCGATCGACAACAACTACGCCATCTGGCGCTCGCTGAACAACCAGTACTGGCCGGCGCATTATTTCGTCGACGGCAAAGGGCAGATCCGCTATCACCATTTCGGCGAAGGCGACTATGCTGAATCGGAGAAGGTGATCCAGCAACTGCTGACCGAAGCGGGCCACGCGAGCGCATCGAAGGTCGCGCTCGGCATTGCGAAGGGTAGCGCGCAGGGCGTGCAGGCCGCCGCGGACGGCAACGACATGCAGTCGCCGGAGACCTACATCGGCTATGAGCGCGCGGAGAATTTCGTGTCGCCGGGCGGCGAGGCGCAGGACAAGGTGCACACGTATGCCGCACCGTCGTCGCCCGACGTCAACGAATGGGGGCTGGCCGGCGCATGGAAGGTCGGCGCGGAACACGCGACGCTCGCCGCTGCATCGGGACGGATCGTCTACCGCTTCCATGCGCGCGATCTGCACCTCGTGCTCGGCCCGGGCGCGGACGGCAAGCCGGTGCGCTTTCGCGTGAGCGTCGACGGCGCGGCGCCGGGCGCGGCGCACGGCACCGACGTCGCCGCCGACGGCAGCGGCACGGTGACCGAACAGCGTCTCTATCAGCTGGTGCGGCAAAGCGGCGACGTCGCGGATCACACATTCGCGATCGAATTTCTCGACCCGGGCGTGCAGGCGTTTGCCTTCACGTTCGGTTGA
- the msrA gene encoding peptide-methionine (S)-S-oxide reductase MsrA, with protein sequence MDTKSVERSLSKSSLRSTSPRRSPLTGLAVCAALLAGVFAVQHVAHSAEAVTKIPPPAQDEKAGAAHSETAVFAGGCFWGVQGVFEHVRGVKQVASGYSGGAAGTAQYETVSEGDTGHAESVQITYDPTQISYGRLLQIFFSVAHDPTELNYQGPDHGTQYRSAIFPADAQQRSVAQAYIAQLDKAHVYSAPVVTRVEDFKGFYPAENYHQNFLALHPDYPYIAINDMPKVSALKKMFPDLYRNDPVLLKVGG encoded by the coding sequence ATGGATACGAAAAGCGTTGAACGGTCGTTGTCGAAGTCGTCGTTGCGGTCGACGTCGCCCAGGCGTTCGCCGTTGACTGGACTGGCAGTCTGCGCCGCATTGCTTGCCGGCGTGTTCGCCGTGCAGCACGTCGCGCACTCCGCCGAGGCGGTCACCAAAATTCCACCGCCCGCGCAGGATGAAAAAGCCGGCGCCGCGCACAGCGAAACCGCGGTCTTCGCGGGCGGCTGCTTCTGGGGCGTGCAGGGCGTGTTCGAACACGTGCGCGGCGTGAAGCAGGTGGCGTCGGGTTACAGCGGCGGCGCGGCGGGCACCGCGCAATACGAAACCGTCAGCGAAGGCGATACCGGCCACGCCGAGTCCGTACAGATTACGTACGACCCGACGCAGATCAGCTACGGCCGCTTGCTGCAGATTTTCTTTTCGGTCGCGCATGATCCGACCGAGCTGAACTACCAGGGCCCCGATCACGGCACGCAGTACCGGTCAGCGATTTTCCCCGCGGATGCGCAGCAGCGCAGCGTCGCGCAGGCCTACATCGCGCAGCTGGACAAGGCACACGTGTATTCGGCGCCGGTCGTCACGCGTGTGGAGGATTTCAAGGGCTTCTATCCGGCGGAAAACTATCACCAGAATTTCCTCGCGCTGCATCCGGATTACCCGTACATCGCGATCAACGATATGCCGAAGGTGAGCGCGTTGAAGAAGATGTTCCCGGATCTGTATCGCAACGATCCGGTGTTGTTGAAGGTGGGTGGTTAG
- the groES gene encoding co-chaperone GroES, with protein sequence MNLRPLHDRVIVKRLDQETKTASGIVIPEAAAEKPDQGEILAVGPGKRDDKGAQIALDVKVGDRVLFGKYAGQTVKVDGNELLVMREEDIMAVVQK encoded by the coding sequence ATGAACCTTCGTCCTTTGCATGATCGCGTGATCGTCAAACGTCTGGATCAAGAAACCAAGACCGCGTCGGGCATCGTGATCCCCGAAGCCGCAGCGGAAAAGCCGGATCAAGGCGAAATCCTCGCAGTCGGCCCGGGCAAGCGTGACGACAAGGGCGCTCAAATCGCGCTCGACGTGAAGGTCGGTGACCGCGTCCTGTTCGGCAAGTACGCAGGCCAGACCGTCAAGGTCGACGGCAACGAACTGCTCGTGATGCGCGAAGAAGACATCATGGCCGTGGTGCAGAAGTAA
- the groL gene encoding chaperonin GroEL (60 kDa chaperone family; promotes refolding of misfolded polypeptides especially under stressful conditions; forms two stacked rings of heptamers to form a barrel-shaped 14mer; ends can be capped by GroES; misfolded proteins enter the barrel where they are refolded when GroES binds) yields the protein MAAKDVVFGDSARAKMVEGVNILANAVKVTLGPKGRNVVLERSFGGPTVTKDGVSVAKEIELKDKLQNMGAQMVKEVASKTSDNAGDGTTTATVLAQSIVREGMKYVASGMNPMDLKRGIDKAVAAAIDELRKISKPCTTNKEIAQVGSISANSDSSIGDRIAEAMDKVGKEGVITVEDGKSLQDELDVVEGMQFDRGYLSPYFINNPDKQVAVLDNPFVLLHDKKVSNIRDLLPVLEQVAKAGRPLLIIAEDVEGEALATLVVNNIRGILKTVAVKAPGFGDRRKAMLEDIAILTGGQVIAEETGLTLEKATLAELGQAKRIEVGKENTTIIDGAGEAANIEARVKQVRKQIEEATSDYDREKLQERVAKLAGGVAVIKVGAATEVEMKEKKARVEDALHATRAAVEEGIVAGGGVALIRARTAIAGLKGANADQDAGIKIVLRAMEEPLRQIVTNGGEEASVVVAAVAAGQGNYGYNAATGEYVDLVDAGVVDPTKVTRTALQNAASVAGLLLTTDAAVCELPKEDAPMPGGMPGGMGGMGMDM from the coding sequence ATGGCAGCTAAAGACGTCGTATTCGGTGATTCCGCCCGTGCCAAGATGGTCGAAGGCGTGAACATTCTCGCGAACGCTGTGAAGGTCACGCTGGGTCCGAAGGGCCGCAACGTTGTCCTGGAACGCAGCTTCGGCGGCCCGACGGTCACCAAGGATGGTGTCTCGGTCGCGAAAGAGATCGAACTGAAGGACAAGCTCCAGAACATGGGCGCGCAAATGGTCAAGGAAGTTGCTTCCAAGACCAGCGACAACGCAGGTGACGGCACCACGACCGCAACGGTTCTGGCTCAGTCGATCGTCCGCGAAGGCATGAAGTACGTCGCATCGGGCATGAACCCGATGGACCTGAAGCGCGGTATCGACAAGGCTGTCGCCGCTGCAATCGACGAACTGCGCAAGATCAGCAAGCCGTGCACGACCAACAAGGAAATCGCGCAGGTCGGCTCGATCTCGGCAAACAGCGACTCGTCGATCGGCGATCGTATCGCTGAAGCGATGGACAAGGTCGGCAAGGAAGGCGTCATCACCGTCGAAGACGGCAAGTCGCTGCAAGACGAGCTGGACGTTGTCGAAGGTATGCAATTCGACCGCGGCTACCTGTCGCCGTACTTCATCAACAACCCGGACAAGCAAGTCGCCGTTCTGGACAACCCGTTCGTGCTGCTGCACGACAAGAAGGTCTCGAACATCCGTGACCTGCTGCCGGTCCTGGAACAGGTCGCTAAGGCTGGCCGTCCGCTGCTGATCATCGCGGAAGACGTCGAAGGCGAAGCACTGGCAACGCTGGTGGTGAACAACATCCGCGGCATTCTGAAGACCGTTGCCGTCAAGGCGCCGGGCTTCGGCGATCGCCGTAAGGCCATGCTGGAAGACATCGCGATCCTGACCGGCGGTCAAGTCATCGCTGAAGAAACCGGCCTGACGCTCGAAAAGGCAACGCTGGCTGAACTGGGCCAGGCGAAGCGCATCGAAGTGGGCAAGGAAAACACCACGATCATCGACGGCGCAGGCGAAGCTGCGAACATCGAAGCGCGCGTGAAGCAGGTTCGCAAGCAAATCGAAGAAGCAACGTCGGACTACGACCGTGAAAAGCTGCAAGAGCGCGTTGCCAAGCTGGCAGGCGGTGTTGCGGTGATCAAGGTCGGCGCTGCGACCGAAGTCGAAATGAAGGAAAAGAAGGCACGTGTCGAAGACGCACTGCACGCAACGCGCGCAGCGGTGGAAGAAGGCATCGTGGCTGGCGGCGGCGTCGCGCTGATCCGTGCACGTACGGCGATCGCCGGCCTGAAGGGCGCTAACGCCGATCAGGACGCAGGTATCAAGATCGTTCTGCGCGCGATGGAAGAGCCGCTGCGTCAGATCGTCACGAACGGCGGCGAAGAAGCCAGCGTCGTGGTCGCGGCAGTTGCTGCCGGCCAGGGCAACTACGGCTACAACGCAGCGACCGGCGAGTACGTCGACCTGGTCGACGCAGGTGTCGTGGACCCGACGAAGGTCACGCGTACGGCACTGCAAAACGCAGCATCGGTGGCAGGTCTCCTGCTGACGACCGACGCAGCTGTTTGCGAACTGCCGAAGGAAGATGCACCGATGCCTGGCGGCATGCCCGGCGGCATGGGCGGCATGGGCATGGACATGTAA
- a CDS encoding hydroxymethylpyrimidine/phosphomethylpyrimidine kinase — protein MPSDTPPIVLTFGLSDPTGGSGLQADLMTLASMGCHGVSVLTGYTVRDSASCDEVTGLDPEVVATQARMLLEDMPIAAFKVGACTRAEVVSAIAEVVADYDDVPLILAPDFTLDDEHVLAADELREAIADLLAPQTTLLVADATTLLALAQPDGDAEAPTLDAAISHLLSQGCEYILSTETGTHRLVNTLFSEDGQLRQDMWDRGSHRITGLTDTLGSAIAALLANGQDPAEAVREAQEYLYQAMRNAFRPGMGAYMPDRFFWARSNEEDTPPTSGKGATPGEARH, from the coding sequence ATGCCCAGCGATACGCCTCCGATCGTCCTCACCTTCGGCCTCTCCGATCCCACCGGCGGCTCCGGCCTGCAAGCTGACCTGATGACCCTTGCCAGCATGGGCTGCCATGGCGTGTCCGTGCTCACCGGCTACACGGTGCGCGACTCGGCGAGCTGCGACGAAGTCACCGGACTCGACCCCGAAGTGGTCGCGACACAAGCGCGGATGCTGCTCGAAGACATGCCGATCGCCGCCTTCAAGGTCGGCGCCTGCACGCGTGCGGAAGTGGTGAGCGCCATCGCCGAAGTCGTCGCCGATTACGACGACGTGCCGCTGATCCTCGCGCCTGATTTCACGCTCGACGACGAACACGTGCTCGCCGCCGACGAACTGCGCGAAGCGATCGCCGACCTGCTCGCACCGCAGACCACGCTGCTGGTTGCGGACGCCACCACCCTGCTCGCACTCGCCCAGCCCGACGGCGACGCGGAAGCCCCGACACTCGACGCCGCGATCTCGCATTTGCTGTCGCAAGGCTGCGAATACATTCTGTCGACGGAAACCGGGACGCATCGGCTGGTGAACACGCTGTTCAGTGAAGACGGCCAGTTGCGTCAGGACATGTGGGACCGCGGCAGCCATCGGATCACGGGGTTGACGGACACGCTGGGCTCCGCGATTGCCGCGCTGCTGGCCAATGGCCAGGACCCGGCCGAGGCGGTACGTGAAGCGCAGGAATATCTGTATCAGGCGATGCGCAATGCGTTCCGCCCAGGCATGGGCGCTTATATGCCGGATCGCTTTTTCTGGGCGCGCAGCAACGAAGAGGACACGCCGCCGACTAGCGGCAAAGGCGCGACGCCGGGCGAAGCACGACACTGA
- a CDS encoding rubredoxin, translated as MEYQSWMCLICGWIYDEEAGLPDEGIAPGTRWADVPINWTCPECGARKEDFEMVQI; from the coding sequence ATGGAATATCAAAGCTGGATGTGCCTGATTTGCGGCTGGATTTACGACGAAGAAGCCGGTTTGCCGGACGAAGGCATCGCGCCGGGCACCCGCTGGGCGGACGTTCCCATTAACTGGACTTGCCCGGAATGCGGCGCGCGCAAGGAAGACTTCGAGATGGTCCAGATCTGA
- a CDS encoding YqgE/AlgH family protein, protein MSKSTDRINLTNQFLIAMPNMADPTFSGTVVYLCDHSERGALGLVINRPTDIDLQALFNRIDLKLEIEPLLHVPVYFGGPVQTERGFVLHDPKDGNAYTSSMSVPGGLEMTTSKDVLEAVAGGTGPERFLLTLGHAGWAAGQLEEEISKNGWLTVEADPKIVFDVPAEERLEAALALLGINLSMLSGEAGHA, encoded by the coding sequence ATGTCCAAGAGTACCGATCGCATCAATCTGACCAACCAGTTCCTGATCGCCATGCCGAACATGGCCGATCCGACGTTTTCGGGAACGGTGGTCTACCTTTGCGATCACAGTGAGCGCGGCGCGCTCGGCCTCGTGATCAACCGGCCGACCGATATCGACCTGCAAGCGCTCTTCAATCGCATCGACCTCAAGCTCGAGATCGAACCCCTTCTCCATGTGCCCGTGTATTTCGGCGGCCCGGTGCAAACCGAGCGCGGCTTCGTGCTGCACGATCCGAAAGACGGCAATGCGTACACGTCGTCCATGTCCGTGCCGGGCGGCCTTGAAATGACCACGTCGAAAGACGTGCTCGAGGCGGTCGCGGGCGGCACCGGGCCGGAACGCTTCCTGCTCACGCTCGGCCACGCCGGCTGGGCCGCGGGCCAACTCGAGGAAGAGATCTCGAAGAACGGCTGGCTGACGGTCGAGGCCGATCCGAAAATCGTCTTCGACGTACCCGCCGAAGAGCGTCTCGAAGCGGCCCTCGCGCTGCTCGGCATCAACCTGTCGATGCTGTCGGGCGAAGCAGGTCACGCATGA
- the ruvX gene encoding Holliday junction resolvase RuvX: MSVVAGREATLLAFDYGEKRIGVAVGNSLTRSARPLVIVQNRSREYRFEAIGKLIAEWTPAALIVGLPMHPDGAPHEMTQLAKRFGNQLNGRFNLPVTWIDERYSSVEAKAEIRAGNGRADMLDAQAASIILQQYLDGLSDEHEFH, from the coding sequence ATGAGCGTGGTCGCCGGGCGTGAGGCGACGCTGCTCGCGTTCGACTACGGTGAAAAACGCATCGGCGTGGCGGTCGGCAATTCGCTGACGCGCAGCGCACGTCCGCTCGTGATCGTGCAGAACCGCAGCCGCGAATACCGCTTCGAAGCGATCGGCAAATTGATCGCCGAGTGGACGCCGGCCGCGTTGATCGTCGGCCTGCCGATGCATCCGGACGGCGCGCCGCACGAAATGACCCAACTGGCGAAACGCTTTGGCAATCAGCTCAACGGCCGGTTCAATCTGCCCGTCACGTGGATCGACGAACGCTATTCGTCGGTCGAGGCGAAGGCGGAGATTCGCGCCGGCAATGGCCGCGCCGACATGCTCGACGCGCAAGCCGCCAGCATCATCCTCCAGCAATATCTTGACGGACTGTCCGACGAACATGAGTTCCATTGA
- the pyrR gene encoding bifunctional pyr operon transcriptional regulator/uracil phosphoribosyltransferase PyrR has protein sequence MSSIDAEALYRALLDQIRAAYGDQLGARERGTGAEDAEGAVLAGIHSGGAWLAARLARDLNLPSFGVVNVALHRDDYAKKGLHSQASPTSLPFAVDGRRIVLVDDVLYTGRTIRAALNELYDYGRPASVELAVLADRGGRELPVAARFVGGVVEVPADATLVLAREEGSNAGDAGDARFTFHTEARVD, from the coding sequence ATGAGTTCCATTGACGCCGAAGCGCTTTACCGCGCGTTGCTCGACCAGATCCGCGCGGCTTACGGCGACCAGCTCGGCGCGCGCGAGCGCGGCACGGGCGCCGAAGATGCCGAAGGCGCGGTGCTGGCCGGCATTCATAGCGGCGGCGCCTGGCTCGCCGCGCGGCTGGCGCGCGACTTGAACCTGCCGAGCTTCGGCGTGGTGAACGTGGCGCTGCACCGCGACGACTACGCGAAGAAAGGGCTGCACTCGCAGGCAAGCCCGACCTCGCTGCCGTTCGCGGTCGATGGCCGCCGCATCGTGCTGGTCGACGACGTGCTGTACACCGGGCGCACGATCCGCGCGGCGCTCAACGAGCTGTACGACTACGGCCGGCCGGCGTCGGTCGAACTCGCGGTGCTGGCCGATCGCGGCGGGCGCGAACTGCCGGTGGCGGCGCGTTTCGTCGGCGGCGTGGTGGAGGTGCCTGCCGATGCGACGCTCGTGCTGGCCCGCGAGGAAGGCAGTAACGCGGGCGACGCGGGCGACGCGCGTTTCACCTTCCATACCGAAGCACGCGTCGATTGA